A genomic window from Silene latifolia isolate original U9 population chromosome Y, ASM4854445v1, whole genome shotgun sequence includes:
- the LOC141633672 gene encoding uncharacterized protein LOC141633672 isoform X2, which translates to MRTRNAGTPKTPATPKTPASQKKTSVTKKFAAAKTPPSSAKTSTSAATPPSTVVKSTPELVTPTLAITPVTEAETTPVAEPMSQSLVEQQNAPTEDAAAALPTKVVAGTKKKVTRTKKVIKKVLRPKTPASAKAASAAAAKVEEAEDVDEEQGKKDDNMTDSKDEQHPEVEEVVKKATESEEQEELVPQRADDIGDSQEKGESKMDVDDLPTTDGRITMKTESPVSEVLTKSAEELSESIKGKEKVNCGDHIEEVNADAEVLESEKESENMDGVQKLENTNDKKPENMDGGQIVKADEAAQLKENDAPVSEGMDDYGDEEGFVEPGEEDLRDDDDPETTDDMKVLNEENNDLAAAAKERKINKEHEIFIGGLDCEVVEEDLKMAFEKVGEVVEVRLLKDSCTNKNRGCGVVRFATKDQANKALSEMKNPVISGKRCGTAASEDNDTLFIGNICNTWTKEAINKKLKEYNLEGVENITLVQDPRHEGLSRGFCFIQFACHDDAMFAFKRLQKPDVIFGHAERTVKVAFSEPLQQPDPEIMAKVKSVFIDGLPPYWDEDRVRKHFQGYGEIKRVTLARNMPAAKRKDFGFVDFMTHEAAIACIEDVNKKDLVDGNSKIKVRARLSNPLPKMQAVKGGMRGGFRIGRPSVRRHPHRGGHSALGPSVPGRGNFGGPRHGFIERGPVRPILPQTEPFLLDDGGFSRPFMGRPYDDPYMYDDSHGLKRPFHMIEQGPAYMEPSRVRPQFDYTGLGRGSHARGTFDAGSSMYSSGYYDDYAARPHSSFNVRDRSYGRGRGGGGAGGSGYYY; encoded by the exons ATGAGGACTCGTAACGCAGGTACGCCAAAAACTCCGGCTACTCCTAAAACTCCGGCATCTCAAAAGAAGACGTCGGTGACGAAGAAATTTGCAGCCGCTAAAACTCCTCCTTCATCCGCTAAAACTTCTACCTCCGCCGCAACTCCGCCGTCTACGGTGGTTAAGTCTACGCCGGAGCTCGTTACGCCTACGTTAGCAATTACTCCTGTTACCGAAGCTGAGACTACACCTGTTGCCGAACCTATGTCCCAATCTCTTG TTGAGCAGCAAAATGCACCTACCGAAGATGCTGCCGCAGCTCTGCCAACAAAAGTGGTTGCTGGCACTAAAAAGAAGGTGACAAGGACAAAAAAGGTAATTAAGAAAGTACTCCGGCCCAAAACTCCTGCTTCAGCCAAGGCTGCATCTGCTGCTGCAGCGAAAGTGGAGGAGGCTGAGGATGTGGATGAGGAACAAGGTAAGAAGGATGATAATATGACCGATTCAAAGGATGAACAGCATCCGGAAGTTGAAGAAGTGGTTAAGAAGGCTACAGAATCTGAAGAGCAAGAGGAACTTGTACCTCAAAGGGCTGACGATATAGGAGATTCTCAGGAGAAAGGTGAAAGTAAAATGGATGTTGATGATTTACCTACTACTGATGGTAGGATTACTATGAAGACAGAATCACCTGTTTCTGAAGTCTTAACAAAATCGGCTGAGGAGCTGAGTGAATCTATTAAAGGGAAAGAGAAAGTAAATTGTGGTGACCATATCGAAGAAGTTAATGCTGATGCTGAAGTGTTGGAATCTGAAAAGGAGTCGGAAAATATGGATGGTGTCCAGAAGCTGGAGAATACGAATGATAAAAAGCCAGAGAACATGGATGGTGGGCAGATAGTGAAAGCTGATGAAGCTGCTCAGTTGAAAGAAAATGATGCTCCTGTGTCCGAGGGAATGGACGACTATGGTGATGAAGAGGGTTTTGTAGAACCTGGGGAGGAGGACCTCCGGGATGATGATGATCCTGAGACTACCGATGACATGAAGGTGTTAAATGAGGAAAACAATGACCTCGCTGCTGCTGCCAAGGAGCGGAAGATAAATAAAGAGCATGAGATTTTTATTGGCGGGCTAGATTGTGAAGTTGTTGAAGAGGATTTGAAAATGGCGTTTGAGAAGGTTGGGGAGGTTGTTGAAGTCAGGTTATTAAAGGATTCTTGCACAAACAAGAACAGGGGCTGTGGGGTTGTGAGATTTGCTACCAAAGACCAGGCAAATAAAGCGTTGTCCGAAATGAAGAACCCTGTC ATTTCTGGGAAACGATGTGGAACTGCAGCAAGTGAGGACAATGACACTCTTTTCATTGGCAATATTTGTAATACGTGGACAAAGGAAGCC ATAAATAAAAAACTCAAAGAATATAATCTAGAAGGTGTTGAGAACATTACCCTTGTCCAAGACCCTCGTCACGAGGGCTTGAGCCGTGGATTCTGTTTCATTCAGTTTGCTTGCCATGATGATGCAATGTTTGCCTTCAAGAGGCTTCAGAAGCCAGATGTGATCTTTGGCCATGCTGAGAGGACTGTCAAAGTTGCCTTTTCTGAGCCCCTACAACAGCCCGATCCTGAGATTATGGCCAAGGTTAAATCCGTTTTTATAGATGGACTTCCTCCTTATTGGGATGAGGATCGTGTTAGGAAACATTTCCAAGGTTATGGAGAAATTAAACGTGTCACTCTCGCCCGGAATATGCCAGCAGCCAAGCGGAAAGATTTTGGGTTTGTTGATTTCATGACACATGAGGCTGCAATTGCTTGCATTGAAGACGTAAACAAGAAAGATTTGGTCGATGGGAATTCAAAG ATTAAAGTAAGAGCAAGACTCTCCAATCCGTTGCCAAAAATGCAAGCTGTGAAGGGTGGAATGCGTGGTGGATTCCGAATTGGCCGCCCTAGTG TGCGAAGACATCCACATAGAGGGGGCCATAGTGCACTAGGACCTAGTGTTCCTGGGAGGGGCAATTTTGGTGGGCCTAGGCATGGGTTTATTGAACGTGGCCCTGTGAGGCCTATTCTTCCACAAACAGAGCCATTTCTGCTAGATGATGGTGGCTTTTCTAGACCTTTCATGGGGAGGCCTTATGACGATCCTTACATGTATGATGATAGCCATGGCCTAAAGCGGCCATTTCACATGATT GAACAAGGGCCCGCATACATGGAACCTAGTCGAGTTCGTCCTCAATTTGACTACACTGGTTTAGGCCGTGGTTCTCACGCCAGGG GTACTTTTGACGCTGGTAGCAGTATGTATTCAAGTGGTTACTATGACGAT TATGCTGCACGACCGCATTCCTCTTTTAATGTTCGAGATCGCTCTTATGGTCGTGGCAGGGGGGGTGGCGGTGCGGGTGGTAGTGGCTACTACTATTAG
- the LOC141633672 gene encoding uncharacterized protein LOC141633672 isoform X1 produces the protein MRTRNAGTPKTPATPKTPASQKKTSVTKKFAAAKTPPSSAKTSTSAATPPSTVVKSTPELVTPTLAITPVTEAETTPVAEPMSQSLVEQQNAPTEDAAAALPTKVVAGTKKKVTRTKKVIKKVLRPKTPASAKAASAAAAKVEEAEDVDEEQGKKDDNMTDSKDEQHPEVEEVVKKATESEEQEELVPQRADDIGDSQEKGESKMDVDDLPTTDGRITMKTESPVSEVLTKSAEELSESIKGKEKVNCGDHIEEVNADAEVLESEKESENMDGVQKLENTNDKKPENMDGGQIVKADEAAQLKENDAPVSEGMDDYGDEEGFVEPGEEDLRDDDDPETTDDMKVLNEENNDLAAAAKERKINKEHEIFIGGLDCEVVEEDLKMAFEKVGEVVEVRLLKDSCTNKNRGCGVVRFATKDQANKALSEMKNPVISGKRCGTAASEDNDTLFIGNICNTWTKEAINKKLKEYNLEGVENITLVQDPRHEGLSRGFCFIQFACHDDAMFAFKRLQKPDVIFGHAERTVKVAFSEPLQQPDPEIMAKVKSVFIDGLPPYWDEDRVRKHFQGYGEIKRVTLARNMPAAKRKDFGFVDFMTHEAAIACIEDVNKKDLVDGNSKIKVRARLSNPLPKMQAVKGGMRGGFRIGRPSGGSLGRSGPLINRPNFQYGRVSHGSFNDPVGPYVRRHPHRGGHSALGPSVPGRGNFGGPRHGFIERGPVRPILPQTEPFLLDDGGFSRPFMGRPYDDPYMYDDSHGLKRPFHMIEQGPAYMEPSRVRPQFDYTGLGRGSHARGTFDAGSSMYSSGYYDDYAARPHSSFNVRDRSYGRGRGGGGAGGSGYYY, from the exons ATGAGGACTCGTAACGCAGGTACGCCAAAAACTCCGGCTACTCCTAAAACTCCGGCATCTCAAAAGAAGACGTCGGTGACGAAGAAATTTGCAGCCGCTAAAACTCCTCCTTCATCCGCTAAAACTTCTACCTCCGCCGCAACTCCGCCGTCTACGGTGGTTAAGTCTACGCCGGAGCTCGTTACGCCTACGTTAGCAATTACTCCTGTTACCGAAGCTGAGACTACACCTGTTGCCGAACCTATGTCCCAATCTCTTG TTGAGCAGCAAAATGCACCTACCGAAGATGCTGCCGCAGCTCTGCCAACAAAAGTGGTTGCTGGCACTAAAAAGAAGGTGACAAGGACAAAAAAGGTAATTAAGAAAGTACTCCGGCCCAAAACTCCTGCTTCAGCCAAGGCTGCATCTGCTGCTGCAGCGAAAGTGGAGGAGGCTGAGGATGTGGATGAGGAACAAGGTAAGAAGGATGATAATATGACCGATTCAAAGGATGAACAGCATCCGGAAGTTGAAGAAGTGGTTAAGAAGGCTACAGAATCTGAAGAGCAAGAGGAACTTGTACCTCAAAGGGCTGACGATATAGGAGATTCTCAGGAGAAAGGTGAAAGTAAAATGGATGTTGATGATTTACCTACTACTGATGGTAGGATTACTATGAAGACAGAATCACCTGTTTCTGAAGTCTTAACAAAATCGGCTGAGGAGCTGAGTGAATCTATTAAAGGGAAAGAGAAAGTAAATTGTGGTGACCATATCGAAGAAGTTAATGCTGATGCTGAAGTGTTGGAATCTGAAAAGGAGTCGGAAAATATGGATGGTGTCCAGAAGCTGGAGAATACGAATGATAAAAAGCCAGAGAACATGGATGGTGGGCAGATAGTGAAAGCTGATGAAGCTGCTCAGTTGAAAGAAAATGATGCTCCTGTGTCCGAGGGAATGGACGACTATGGTGATGAAGAGGGTTTTGTAGAACCTGGGGAGGAGGACCTCCGGGATGATGATGATCCTGAGACTACCGATGACATGAAGGTGTTAAATGAGGAAAACAATGACCTCGCTGCTGCTGCCAAGGAGCGGAAGATAAATAAAGAGCATGAGATTTTTATTGGCGGGCTAGATTGTGAAGTTGTTGAAGAGGATTTGAAAATGGCGTTTGAGAAGGTTGGGGAGGTTGTTGAAGTCAGGTTATTAAAGGATTCTTGCACAAACAAGAACAGGGGCTGTGGGGTTGTGAGATTTGCTACCAAAGACCAGGCAAATAAAGCGTTGTCCGAAATGAAGAACCCTGTC ATTTCTGGGAAACGATGTGGAACTGCAGCAAGTGAGGACAATGACACTCTTTTCATTGGCAATATTTGTAATACGTGGACAAAGGAAGCC ATAAATAAAAAACTCAAAGAATATAATCTAGAAGGTGTTGAGAACATTACCCTTGTCCAAGACCCTCGTCACGAGGGCTTGAGCCGTGGATTCTGTTTCATTCAGTTTGCTTGCCATGATGATGCAATGTTTGCCTTCAAGAGGCTTCAGAAGCCAGATGTGATCTTTGGCCATGCTGAGAGGACTGTCAAAGTTGCCTTTTCTGAGCCCCTACAACAGCCCGATCCTGAGATTATGGCCAAGGTTAAATCCGTTTTTATAGATGGACTTCCTCCTTATTGGGATGAGGATCGTGTTAGGAAACATTTCCAAGGTTATGGAGAAATTAAACGTGTCACTCTCGCCCGGAATATGCCAGCAGCCAAGCGGAAAGATTTTGGGTTTGTTGATTTCATGACACATGAGGCTGCAATTGCTTGCATTGAAGACGTAAACAAGAAAGATTTGGTCGATGGGAATTCAAAG ATTAAAGTAAGAGCAAGACTCTCCAATCCGTTGCCAAAAATGCAAGCTGTGAAGGGTGGAATGCGTGGTGGATTCCGAATTGGCCGCCCTAGTG GGGGTAGTTTAGGGCGTTCCGGGCCCCTAATTAATCGACCAAACTTTCAGTATGGCAGGGTGTCCCATGGATCATTTAATGACCCTGTCGGACCATATG TGCGAAGACATCCACATAGAGGGGGCCATAGTGCACTAGGACCTAGTGTTCCTGGGAGGGGCAATTTTGGTGGGCCTAGGCATGGGTTTATTGAACGTGGCCCTGTGAGGCCTATTCTTCCACAAACAGAGCCATTTCTGCTAGATGATGGTGGCTTTTCTAGACCTTTCATGGGGAGGCCTTATGACGATCCTTACATGTATGATGATAGCCATGGCCTAAAGCGGCCATTTCACATGATT GAACAAGGGCCCGCATACATGGAACCTAGTCGAGTTCGTCCTCAATTTGACTACACTGGTTTAGGCCGTGGTTCTCACGCCAGGG GTACTTTTGACGCTGGTAGCAGTATGTATTCAAGTGGTTACTATGACGAT TATGCTGCACGACCGCATTCCTCTTTTAATGTTCGAGATCGCTCTTATGGTCGTGGCAGGGGGGGTGGCGGTGCGGGTGGTAGTGGCTACTACTATTAG